GGAGGACCCAGGCAAGATCCAAAGCTCAGGTAGAGAGAAGCAAACATTTATATCCACGGCCAGAAGGTCTATCTCATCACTAGCCCGTTCCATTGCCAAGCTGTCAACCTGCTTTGTTTTAAAGACATTTCTTGGCAGGAAAAGGTCTTacgctgtcccctccccatcTGTACCTGTCAGTGGCAGTAAATAACTACAGCTCTTTAAGAGAGCAGCAGACAGGTACAACACTGACCAGCTGGCACAGGAACCATGACTGTCTTCTTCTGCTTGGTCTGCCCCGTGCCCCGGCACATGACGCAGGGCGTGGTGATGATGGAGCCACGGCCGCCGCAGCGCCTGCACGTGGAGCGCATCACAAACGGGCCCGTGTTGATGGTCTCCTGGGGAGGAACAACACACATGGGCAAATCATGAGTGCTGACAAGAGACCTCTCACATAGCACGTTCGAGCTCTGGTCACAGCCTGTCAGGACAGAGATATCCTGAGATATCTCCAGCAAGGGCTGAAGCAGAAAGCTGGCTCTGAAATGCACTCACCATCGCATTCCGATTTCCACTGAACACCACCACTGTGAGCAAGCGTCACGTGGTGAGGGCAAGGAAAATACACATCAGTGTCTGGGTTTAATGCACAACAAGTAACAAAGCTCCTTATGGTGCTACAAACATCTGTGTTCTGATGAATCCAAGGACAATCCATTTACATTAATTAGTGCCAGTGTCCAAAAAAACCTTATGGTGACTAAGCTCTGAACTGAACCACTACAGCACACAAAGAATCAGATGCATGGAAAGCCTGCAGCTCCATCATTACCTgcatctttttatttcattattaccCTTGGGTTTTCACCACCTTCCTCCACCCCCCAAGTCTAAAGATATCCATTTATTGCCTGAGGAGTTTCAGAGCTGTTACATTATATTCATATGGTTTGTGGGATGTGCAGTAGCAGAGGATCCAGCCTGAAGGTTCATGCTttcagctgggcacagcactttaaaacaaagaaaatcttcTTATTAGCATCAAGCTGATATTAACTCGGCTTTACCTGAGATAAGCTGATGAGTGCAGTGAGAATTTTTCACCATGGAATGAAGTGACTCTCCTCaagaagggaaagcagagcagaactgGTGTCCTGCTCAGCACTTACCATGCCCGTGCCATTGCAGTAGTGACAGCGTTGAGCTTTGGTGCCAGGTTCGTGTCCTTTGCCATCACAGCGCACACAGGAGTCCTGGATGTTCACCACAATCTCCTTGTTAACACCTTTTGCAGCTTGGGTGAATGTCAGTTCCATGATATACTGCACAGGAAACATGGATATAGATCCATCACTGAGGTGTGACAGGGTCTTAAGGATACTGAGAAGAGCTTAGGCTAAATATCAAACAATGCTTAAAACAGAAGTCATCAGCAAAGACGACTGATCAAAAGAGGAAATTCTTCTTATATGAAAAAGGTCATTTTTAGTAAAATCAGGAGTACCAAACACCAAGCTCTTCTGAAGACAACACATGAACCATCAACACTTAAAGGAGCATTTAACTGCACAAAGAACAAGACAGATTTTATTATGGGCCTCTCTGCAACATGAAGGTAATTAAGTTGCAAAATTAAGCCAATTAAGCAGCCAAACATATTGCTGGAAGGCCTGGTTTATAGTTCTAAAGTATTTTGTGGGTTTTAGTATAACAGATCAAAGCAGGCGTACGTAAATCAACCTGCAGCAGAAACGATGCCTCTCCAGCAATGGAACTGCTCGGCAGTACTGGGTGGTGTCAGTAAACACCAGAGAATTAGCTCAAGCCCAGAAAAAATATCCTGTCTGGAGGTGTGGGATGTGTTTCTGCACAGCTTAGCAGAACTCTGAGACTTTCCCCATGCCACAGGAACTCACTGACATTCCCAGAAATAACTCCTTGCTGAAGCTCCCAGAGCGCTCTGTGAACGAAGCTGGGGAGAGACACTGGTTTGAGTTTCCCATTTCATTCCTAAATAAAGGCACCTCTTACCTCCTGTGGCTGGTCAAAGACAGTCTGAAAATCACCGAAAGGGGATCCTGAGAACTCCCCAAAGATCTTCCTGAAGAGTTCCTCAGGGTCGATGGAGGGGCCACTGCTCCAGTACTGCCGCCCCGCgccagccccggccccggctgcgCCGGCCTCAAAGCTCGCCGTGCCGTAGGCATCGTACTGCTTCCTCTTCACCTCATCACTCAGCACCTGGGGGCAAGGAATGGAGCCATCAGGGGACTGCAGAATCCAAGAGATCCAGGAGAATCCCTGGATCTCAGGTCTCAGACCTTCCATCAAGGTCtcacccagctcccagcaccacaGGAGTTAGGAacaagctgctgcttccctggtgTCTATCGGCTCGCCACCAGAAAAATGGTCTTACTAATTtataaaaagcaggaaataagTTATACTAAGCAGCTGATCATTTTAATATCAGCTGAAGAGTGCTGGAATCaaaaagcagcgctggggaagcATGGTGAAAGTCCCTCTGTCTCAAACACCTGCTGACAGGTTTCTTATTCGTTATTTAAACTGACAATAATTCCATGGAAGTGATATTCATGCCAGTCACTGCTAAGGAAGGGGAAAACTGAAAGAGCCCAATGCAGCTAAATCAGATACTTGgactaaataaataatttcttgggACAGAGGTGTTCCAGATTGAAGTGAATCAAAAACCAGCCACAGTTATACAGGAAATGTTTCCCCTCATCTACCCTCTAAATCTTTCCTCCTTCTCATCACAATAAAATCCTGCTATTACCTCATAGGCTTCTGCCAGCTGAGAGAACTTCTCCTTCGCTTTGGGGTCGTCTTTGTTTGTGTCAGGGTGGTATTTCTTTGCCAActataaaacaaaaaccaacaattAGGGACAGGCAGGAGTTATTTATTTTAGCATATCTCACATGCCAGGAAAAACACATCAGGCAGAGCCTGGCATTCCCCAGATGCATTCCCGGGAACTAAaacctttcattttcctttatcAACCCAAAACaaggaactgcaggagctgaTCCTGATCTTCTCAACAAGCCTAGATCCTTCTGGAAGGAGATAAGCgatgacagcacaggcaggccATGCTTTTGGAAACGATCCCCAAGGCCATGTGCTACGCTTTCCCGCTGCCTCCTCCCCTTGTCATCAGTGGCTCCAAACACGGGGATGGGTTTGCTCCCCGCCCCGCCGAAGGGGCAGCCCTGGCTACTCTCGCTGCCCACGGGGCCGTGGCCCGGCGGGTCCCGGCGCACCTGGTAATAGGCCTTCTTGATCTCCTTCTGCGTGGCGGTGCGGGGCACCCCCAGCACCTGGTAATAGTCCTCCTTGGCGCGGGCCGCGCTGCTGTGGaaggcggcggtggcggcggcggcagcgcgtTTCGTCCCTgcgggagaggaggagaggggcCGCCGTGAGGGCCAGGCCGGCGGGGCTCGGGTCCTTGCCCCCGGCCGTGTCCCCTTCCTCCACCCGGCCCAGCCCGGCCGTCCCCGGCGGCCTCACCCGCGGCGCAGAGCCCGGCGCGGAGGAGCAGGAGGCGGCGCGGGGCGCGGGCTGGCGGGACGCGGAGCCCgcggagcagcagcagcagcggcggcggcggccgcgcgttccccgccccgcgccccgcgGCCACCCCGACCCAGCGCGACGCGCTCCCGGCCGCCATCTTGGCCCGCGCGCGGCTCTGCGCCTGCGCACTCCGCGCGGGGGGGACGGGTCGCGCATGCGCACGACGCCGCGGTCGCGGCTGCTCCATGCTTGCGCATGCgcggggctcggcggggccgAGGGGCGGAGCAAGGAGGGGGCGCGGGGCTACCGCGGGTCCCGGGGGCAGCGGGCAGGaatgtgctgggacagggctgggggcagcggGGCACTGCCCCCTGCGATACCCTCCTGTAGCGGGGCTGGGAATCCTGCCTTCTGCTCCGTCTGCGCCCTTCCAGGGCTGCTCTTCTTCTTCCCTAGCAGGTGAAATACCTgacagaaagggaaataaaggcTCTGAAAGCACAGCGAGTGCAGTAACACAGCGCCCACactcacacagcacagcagcctggCACGGCACCCACAGCGAGGTAGCAGCTTTCCTCTAGAGAGGAGGAGGATTATTCGTGCCAAGCGTGTCTCTCTCCCGCCCTCGTCCCCCGGGCTGGCGCCTTCGAGCGCTCCTCGGCAGAGGCTCGGGCCTGCGGCGCGGGGGAGGCCCCGCCGGGCTGAGCGGCGACCGGGACGTGCCAGGCCCTGCTGCGCACACGCCGCTGTCACAGCCCGGGTGTAAGCAGGACACGAGGCCTGGCCTCTACCGGGCGTGGGTGACGCCACAGCCGGGCGCAGAGGGCTCAATGGGCTCAGATCCAgcgctccctcctcctcctcccttccccgcGGCCGTGAGTACACAAAGGTCTCTGTTCACCGCCGGCTGCCAAGCCGTGGAGGGAGCGAGTACGCCGAGCCCACGGCGCTGGAAATCTCCCGCTGTCCCTGTCCTCCAGGCCCAGAGCCCGACGGAACCGCTGCCCCTGtgtggcaggagagctgggcgACAGCCGGGTGTGACCACCAGCCTCTGGGGAAGGCAAGGAAGGGGCCGGGATCCCCAGGACCGCCGGACAGTCACCCCAGGGGTGTCTCCGTCACCGGGGCAGGAGGCTCTGGTGGGGCTCCGAGCAGCCTGGGCTGCGGGTCTGTGTCCCGCTCACGGTGACAGCggggacacagcacacaggAGACACGCGTGGGGCGAGGGCTGGCCCTGGGGAGGGGCTcagggcggg
The Cinclus cinclus chromosome 16, bCinCin1.1, whole genome shotgun sequence DNA segment above includes these coding regions:
- the DNAJA3 gene encoding dnaJ homolog subfamily A member 3, mitochondrial, coding for MEQPRPRRRAHARPVPPARSAQAQSRARAKMAAGSASRWVGVAAGRGAGNARPPPPLLLLLRGLRVPPARAPRRLLLLRAGLCAAGTKRAAAAATAAFHSSAARAKEDYYQVLGVPRTATQKEIKKAYYQLAKKYHPDTNKDDPKAKEKFSQLAEAYEVLSDEVKRKQYDAYGTASFEAGAAGAGAGAGRQYWSSGPSIDPEELFRKIFGEFSGSPFGDFQTVFDQPQEYIMELTFTQAAKGVNKEIVVNIQDSCVRCDGKGHEPGTKAQRCHYCNGTGMETINTGPFVMRSTCRRCGGRGSIITTPCVMCRGTGQTKQKKTVMVPVPAGVEDGQTVRMPVGKKEIFITFRVQKSSVFRRNGADIHSDLLISVAQAVLGGTARCQGLYETINITIPPGIQPDQRIRMSGKGIPKVNSYGYGDHYIHIKIKVPQRLTDRQRALMMSYAEDEADVEGTVNGVTNTASGGRATASADAGGDRPEAQENKEGFLSKLKKMFTS